One Aneurinibacillus migulanus genomic window, TAAGCCTGACACGATTGTAAAAAAGCGCTGCAAATCCGGGAGCCAGGTCAAAGCGCCAATCGAAATATATACTAAGTCATATTGCTCTGTATGCTCTTTGCCAATGTCATAAACATCGGTGCGAATGAAAGTACATGGCAGATTAGAAACAATGGCCAATTCGTTCGCTTCTTGTATGGCATAATCCGAGATATCAAAGCCTGTGCCGCTTTTTGCTCCTAAATTTATAATTGAAAGAAGTTCTATCCCATTATTGCAGCAAAGCTGTGCAACTGTTTTACCGTGTATATTTATTTCCTTGAACTTTTCTGTAATAACTTTGTCTAGAAGCGAGAATCCCTTTTCTTTGAATTGTTTCTTTACATTAATGTTTCTGGCTTTTTGATGAATTGGTGTTACCTCGTTCCAGGCTTCTCTGTTTGCTTCTGTGTATTTTTTTATCGACATTGTTGCTACCTCGCTTATTTTTTATTTTGACTTGAAAAAAGCACAAAAAACCACAGGCAATATACCTGTGGCATCCTTATCGTGATTCTAATGTTTGCTGATTGGCTTTATAGATGCATGGTACGCCATAAATGAAACTGTTCTTTTTTTATTGTAGAGGCAAAAAAGGGCAGACTTCCCCCTTGGAGTGAAAAATCATGTGTTATATTGGAAGTTTCTACAATAAACCATGTTTGAACAGATCCGAACACGTACCTACACCCCCTCTAAGTAAAATTCACCAAATGATAACATATTCATTTGGTAGTGTCTAGGAGATAGTTTGTAGATAGCATCTTTTGCGGTGCAAGAGTTTTCTTCAGGTGTAGAACGGGTTGTCAAAGAGGTTAGTCTTATTTCAGAAATGGCAGGGATCGCTACATTTGGCACCCATAATGTATCTGCCGTTACTGAAGAGCAGTTAGCTTCTTATAGAAGAGATTTCAGCAAAAGCGTCTTCCTTATCGTTAAAAGAAGCTTTTTTTTTATAGTCTTTTTCCTTTAAAAAATACTGGTTAAAAGATACTAGGAAGCAGGTAAAGAAACGCTTTAACACTAAAATATGACTATAGTTCCAATGAATGAAATTACTTTAAAATAACCTATAGAATAAAAAGTCGCTATCTTGTTATTCAACAAATCTTTCTATGTACATATTGGCAAAACAAAATATAAGAAAAAATATCTACCATAATTACGAAAAAATGGAATGTATGAACTGTGAAGAAAGGAATGGGACCTTATCGTGAAACGATATACTACACATTTCGCAAGTAAAGTCACGCTTGTTGCTGCATTGGGAACTCTCAGTGTTTTGCCCGGACAAGTATGGGCGGACGAGCCTTCCGGCAAGTTGAAAGAAATAACGACGGTAAATAGCTACTTACCTGGAGATATGGAGCGACACTGGGCGAGAGATGAAGCATATAATTTGGTTCATGCTGATATCATAAAAGGGTACATCGAAAAAGACGGAACAGTCTCAGTTAGGCCGAATAAGCAAATTACGCGTGCTGAATTCGTGTCTTTGCTAGTTGGTGCGCTCGGCTTAAAGAAAAATCCCGATCAGGACCCGCGTGTATTTTCTGACATCGAGCCGAACCAATGGTATTCCGAGGCGGTCAATATTGCAAGTTCGCTTGGGATTGTTAAAGGTGTAACGGAGAAGTCGTTTGGCCCGAATGATAAAATCACCCGGGGCGAGATTGCAGCATTAATCACGCGAGCATTTGCATACACGATCGATTTTGACGAAATGAATGGAAAGCAATTCAAAGATATAAAAGATTCATACTGGGCTGCACGCGAAGTAAGTAAGGCAAGTTCGGTGAAAATTATTAACGGTTATCCGGGAGGATATTTTAAACCGTTTGAATACTCGACGCGTGCGGAAGCGCTTGTCATGCTATCTAATGCGTTATATTTAGAAGAGAATGCGGTACCGGCTGATAAAACATTGATCGATATTGTTAAGGCAAATGAAGAGGAGGAGAAACGTGCATTGGGCGCGATAGATATCGAGCGATTAAAAGAGATTAGCAACAAGCATTATATCGGATATCATAAAGCGACCAGTGATTTGACGGCAGCTGTGCTAAAAAAGATGAAAGAAGAAGGGTACACAATTGAGATTACTCATGAAGGCGATCTGAAAGCTACTGTCATTGGCAAATGGAATCGGATTGCTGTTGTAGAGGTGGACGGAGTTACGTATCATTTGAGCACAAGCAAAGAAGGCGGAAAACACCTGGACAATACACAAACGGTTAAGGGTGTAGTTATGCTTAAAAAAGATTCTGTAACCGGTGAATGGAAAGTGTATACGTCCGATATACCGCTTTTGTTTACCTCAAAAATGCTTTCTGCACTGGAAATTCAATAACGAACAAAACGAGGCGAACAGTCGCCTCGTTTTTCGTTTTAGATGTATTTATCTCTTTTCTTGATTGTTACCATATTGACTTGATAGACGGAACGCATAACATTATAAAGAGGAGATAATCTGCCCGGTATACGGATGGAATAAAGCAAGGAGGAATTTTGTGTTTTATCTTTCGCTTTTCGGTGATTACCTTAAACAGTATTTTAAAATGCGACTTGCCTATCGGATGGACTTTATAAATGGAATTGTTTCGGATTTTGCATTTCAGGTTACAAATCTAGTTTTCATTTTGGTTGTTTTTCAGCATACATCACTTCTAAAGGGATGGACACGTGACGAAATTATTTTTATTTATGGTTTTTTTCTTGTGCCATATGCGGTATTCTCTACGTTTTTTAATCTGTGGGAATTTCAGGAGAAATATATCATTAAAGGAGAGATGGACCGGGTATTGACACGGCCTGCACATAATTTGTTCCAGGTAATGCTCGAAACGATGGACCCCCAGTCATTAGCTGGTGCGGTA contains:
- a CDS encoding S-layer homology domain-containing protein, giving the protein MKRYTTHFASKVTLVAALGTLSVLPGQVWADEPSGKLKEITTVNSYLPGDMERHWARDEAYNLVHADIIKGYIEKDGTVSVRPNKQITRAEFVSLLVGALGLKKNPDQDPRVFSDIEPNQWYSEAVNIASSLGIVKGVTEKSFGPNDKITRGEIAALITRAFAYTIDFDEMNGKQFKDIKDSYWAAREVSKASSVKIINGYPGGYFKPFEYSTRAEALVMLSNALYLEENAVPADKTLIDIVKANEEEEKRALGAIDIERLKEISNKHYIGYHKATSDLTAAVLKKMKEEGYTIEITHEGDLKATVIGKWNRIAVVEVDGVTYHLSTSKEGGKHLDNTQTVKGVVMLKKDSVTGEWKVYTSDIPLLFTSKMLSALEIQ
- a CDS encoding class I SAM-dependent methyltransferase; its protein translation is MSIKKYTEANREAWNEVTPIHQKARNINVKKQFKEKGFSLLDKVITEKFKEINIHGKTVAQLCCNNGIELLSIINLGAKSGTGFDISDYAIQEANELAIVSNLPCTFIRTDVYDIGKEHTEQYDLVYISIGALTWLPDLQRFFTIVSGLLKKEGTLVIYEMHPFLNMFAVEGETEFEEPLKVAFSYYKNDPWVSYKGIDYIGGTAYKSKPNYSFSHTLSNLLNSIMQSGIHIKEFNEYDHDISCIFGHLEKENKLPLSYILVGKK